The following coding sequences lie in one Populus nigra chromosome 15, ddPopNigr1.1, whole genome shotgun sequence genomic window:
- the LOC133674127 gene encoding E3 ubiquitin-protein ligase ATL42-like, with amino-acid sequence MNQSSFITLQLLFVLFRVQAQNTFIQGNEPSQDAVSNFRPSLAVVIGILFLIFSLTFILLIYAKFCHRGGLVHGGSENGPALTRSASRFSGIDKTVIESLPFFRFTSLKGSREGLECAVCLSKFEDIEILRLLPKCKHAFHINCVDQWLEKHSSCPLCRRKVNPEDPTIFTYSNSMRYLGSQSELREDSNVELFVQREENRQGSSRFSVGSSFRKSGKVSKEEELWIKEEVESGDNDQKIFNKFKHKIIVSDVVLKNRWSSASSSDLMFLNSEMLHDMSSNRFHTLDLDEESTANKGIEDEKVLKIKEEIEMKRLLESKVTVNKNSQISIQGQPSTSDSKGISGQTSRIINSTDRRSVSEITAFSRFRSFGLKNTINRVSSQDGSNVQADRQRQLWLPIARRTVQWFANRERRIQQTENTRHTLDV; translated from the coding sequence ATGAATCAATCAAGTTTTATCACTTTGCAACTCCTATTTGTGCTCTTCCGAGTCCAAGCACAGAATACTTTCATCCAGGGGAATGAACCTTCACAGGATGCTGTCTCGAATTTCCGACCCAGTCTTGCTGTTGTTATAGGAATTCTCTTCCTCATCTTTTCGCTAACTTTTATCCTCCTTATCTATGCAAAGTTCTGCCACAGGGGAGGTCTTGTTCATGGTGGTTCAGAAAATGGTCCGGCACTTACTAGATCAGCATCTCGATTCTCTGGGATCGATAAGACAGTAATAGAGTCGCTTCCTTTCTTCAGATTTACTTCTCTTAAAGGATCAAGAGAAGGGCTTGAATGTGCAGTCTGCCTCTCAAAATTTGAAGATATTGAAATTCTCAGGTTGCTGCCGAAATGTAAGCATGCCTTTCACATTAACTGCGTCGATCAGTGGCTCGAAAAACATTCAAGCTGCCCTCTTTGCAGGCGAAAGGTCAATCCTGAGGACCCGACAATCTTCACTTATTCAAATAGCATGCGATACCTGGGGAGTCAATCAGAGCTTAGAGAAGACTCAAACGTGGAGTTGTTTGTCCAGAGGGAGGAAAATCGTCAAGGGTCATCGAGATTTAGCGTTGGAAGCAGCTTCCGTAAAAGTGGAAAGGTTAGCAAGGAAGAAGAATTATGGATCAAAGAAGAAGTTGAAAGCGGTGATAACGATCAAAAGATCTTCAATAAGTTCAAGCACAAAATTATTGTATCTGATGTGGTCTTGAAGAATAGATGGAGCAGTGCTAGTTCTTCAGACCTCATGTTCTTGAATTCAGAGATGCTCCATGATATGTCCAGCAACAGGTTCCATACTCTGGATTTGGATGAGGAATCGACAGCTAATAAAGGCATAGAAGATGAGAAAGTTTTGAAGATCAAGGAagaaatagaaatgaaaagattGTTGGAAAGCAAGGTTACAGTCAACAAAAACTCTCAAATTTCAATTCAGGGTCAACCTTCAACATCAGATTCAAAAGGGATTTCAGGTCAGACATCAAGGATTATAAATTCAACTGACAGAAGATCGGTATCTGAGATCACTGCTTTTTCTAGATTTAGAAGCTTTGGTCTCAAGAACACCATTAACAGAGTGTCTTCACAGGATGGAAGTAATGTACAGGCAGATAGACAGAGGCAGCTTTGGTTGCCAATTGCCAGAAGAACAGTTCAGTGGTTTGCCAATAGAGAAAGAAGGATTCAACAAACTGAAAACACAAGACACACTTTAGATGTATAA